The Rhodopirellula halodulae genome includes the window GCCCAACGATGGAGCAACTGAACCGTGGCACACAGGCCATCATCGGTCGACAAGTTTCCATGCGGCAATCGTTTTACGACCGCAACAATGTGCCGATTTTTCGCGGGCAAGCCCGGTTCCTCGATGAATACACCATCTCAATCGACAATGGGGAACACATCACCGCGCGATCGTTTGTGATCTCGACCGGTTCGCGTCCTTATCGTCCGCCGGGCGTCGACTTCTCGCACCCGCGAATCTTCGACAGCGACACGATTTTGGAGATGAAGGACAAACCTTCTTCCATCACGGTATACGGTGCGGGGGTGATCGGAACGGAATACGCCTCGATGTTCCGCAACCTGGGCATCAAGGTGAATTTGATCAACACGCGTGAGAAGTTGTTGGAGTTCTTGGATGACGAAATCATTGATGCGTTGTCGTATCATCTGCGCGACCAAGGCGTCATCATTCGTCACAACGAAGCGATGGAGAGCATTGAAGGACAAGACGACGGCGTCATCTTGAATCTCAAGAGCGGAAAGATCTTGAAGACCGATGTGTTCTTGTGGGCCAATGGCCGTCAAGGCAACACGGACGATTTGGGATTGGAGAATCTGCCCATCGAGGCCAACAGCCGTGGGCAAGTCATCGTCGACGAGCAGTTCCAAACCTGCGTCCCAAACATCTATGCCGTGGGCGACGTCATCGGCATTCCCTCATTGGCCAGTGCCGCTTACACACAAGGTCGCGCTGCGGGAATGCATTTGCTGGGGCGTGTTGATGGCAATCTGCGTTTGCACGACATTCCAACCGGGATCTACACCAGTCCAGAAATCAGTTCGGTGGGGCATACTGAACGCGAATTGACCGAACGCTGTGTTCCCTATGAAGTCGGCCAAGCTCAATTTCGATCGTTGGCCCGGGCTCAGATCACCGGCGAAACTACCGGGATGCTGAAGTTGTTGTTCCACCGCGAGACCAAAGAAATTCTTGGTGTGCACTGTTTCGGCGCCAACGCGTCCGAGATCGTTCACATTGGCCAAGCGATCATGAATCAACCCGGTCGTCAGAACACGATCGAATACTTCATCGAGACGACGTTCAATTACCCGACCATGGCCGAGGCCTACCGTGTCGCTGCGTTGAACGGAATCAATCGGCTTTTTTGACGATGAGTGATCGCGAATCTTCAGCGTCTGCGGAACCCGTCGGCGACGTTCTTGCCAAGAAACGAAATGACTTGGCCGTCATCCGAACGGACTTGGCCAACGAGCGGACGTTGTTGGCTTATCTGCGAACGTCACTGATGATGGTCGGGACGGGAGGGACGCTGATCAAGTTCTTTGGTGAATCGCGTGAGTTGCTGGTCGCCGGGTACTCGGCGTTGGCCGTTGGTGCGGCCGTGTTGCTAGCGGGAATCGTTCGCTTCTTTCGCTGGTGGCGTCAGATACGATTGCGAGAGGAGTGATGGTGTCAGGGCGTTTCGAGTCGGCTCATTCTCCTGCAAAGCCAAACGCTCTCAAATATTCGCGAAGAGTACCGAATCTTCGATGACCGCTTCGAATTCGGATTCGGTCAGCTCCAGGATCTCCTCCATCTCCGCCAGCCGCTGGATCTTTGCGTCGGAGACTTCTTCCTGGCAGGACGTCGCGGCCAAGAACATCGCCTGCAACGCGGTCAGCCGCTGCTGCATCGTCCACCGTTTGGAGACGGTCAGCACGTAGTTGTTCGTGCGGATGTTGGACTGCGTGGCGACTGAGCAGAGCCGACCAAGTTCTTCTCGATCGATGGGGTGATCCAGGATTTGCGAGCTGATGCGAAGTAGGGACTGGATCTCGGGTTCCGTGATCTCGTCGT containing:
- the sthA gene encoding Si-specific NAD(P)(+) transhydrogenase, whose product is MTSATESASANGTATSEESKSENHPIESPQPAAANMPDKFDFDLFVIGTGPGGEGAAMQAAKGGLKVGVAERYRQIGGGCTHWGTIPSKALRYAVTSTMKSLKNPVMREMGFAVSPTMEQLNRGTQAIIGRQVSMRQSFYDRNNVPIFRGQARFLDEYTISIDNGEHITARSFVISTGSRPYRPPGVDFSHPRIFDSDTILEMKDKPSSITVYGAGVIGTEYASMFRNLGIKVNLINTREKLLEFLDDEIIDALSYHLRDQGVIIRHNEAMESIEGQDDGVILNLKSGKILKTDVFLWANGRQGNTDDLGLENLPIEANSRGQVIVDEQFQTCVPNIYAVGDVIGIPSLASAAYTQGRAAGMHLLGRVDGNLRLHDIPTGIYTSPEISSVGHTERELTERCVPYEVGQAQFRSLARAQITGETTGMLKLLFHRETKEILGVHCFGANASEIVHIGQAIMNQPGRQNTIEYFIETTFNYPTMAEAYRVAALNGINRLF
- a CDS encoding DUF202 domain-containing protein, translated to MSDRESSASAEPVGDVLAKKRNDLAVIRTDLANERTLLAYLRTSLMMVGTGGTLIKFFGESRELLVAGYSALAVGAAVLLAGIVRFFRWWRQIRLREE
- a CDS encoding zinc-ribbon domain-containing protein: MILIGTMNLTRTLESGEFYCPTCNSIQGQRTRSKRPFLTLYFIPTIPIGNPEPFVQCDGCKSSWDLSVLSMDQKTHERVRANQFRNEAIRASVLITLEDDEITEPEIQSLLRISSQILDHPIDREELGRLCSVATQSNIRTNNYVLTVSKRWTMQQRLTALQAMFLAATSCQEEVSDAKIQRLAEMEEILELTESEFEAVIEDSVLFANI